From the Candidatus Dormiibacterota bacterium genome, one window contains:
- a CDS encoding methyltransferase has translation MTDIAARTLETLQGVDRYNRWIFERIRPGLGQRVLEIGCGTGTITQFLADRDLVVGVDVSPEYIREAAERNRTRANVVIRLYDITDSIEELRQYRFDSAVSVNVFEHIDDDMKAMAAVHALLEPGGRFNLLVPSHPRLMSPFDRAIGHYRRYTKAELRSKLDAAAFKVHAIRRSNPVGALGWAVNNCLLRRRQLGGVAIYDRLVPAMSWFDRRLELPIGLSLTAWASKV, from the coding sequence GTGACGGATATTGCGGCACGAACCCTGGAGACACTCCAGGGGGTCGATCGGTATAACCGATGGATTTTTGAGCGGATTCGGCCAGGCCTTGGCCAGCGTGTGCTCGAGATCGGCTGTGGAACAGGGACGATCACGCAATTCCTCGCGGATCGGGACCTGGTCGTCGGGGTCGACGTTTCCCCCGAGTACATCCGCGAGGCGGCCGAGCGGAACCGGACTCGGGCGAACGTCGTGATCCGGCTTTATGACATCACAGACTCCATCGAGGAGTTGCGTCAGTACCGGTTTGACTCGGCGGTCAGCGTGAACGTTTTCGAGCACATTGATGACGACATGAAGGCCATGGCCGCTGTCCATGCGCTCCTCGAGCCGGGCGGCCGCTTCAACCTGCTCGTCCCGAGCCATCCTCGCCTGATGAGCCCTTTCGACCGAGCCATTGGGCACTATCGTAGATACACGAAGGCGGAGTTGAGGAGCAAGCTCGATGCGGCGGCCTTCAAGGTTCATGCGATCCGGAGAAGCAACCCTGTCGGCGCCCTTGGCTGGGCCGTGAACAATTGCCTGTTACGTCGGCGGCAATTGGGTGGAGTGGCGATTTACGATCGGCTTGTGCCGGCCATGAGCTGGTTCGATCGGCGCCTTGAACTCCCCATCGGGCTCTCGCTGACCGCGTGGGCGAGCAAGGTCTGA
- a CDS encoding glycosyltransferase family 2 protein, with product MAAADAESAGIKPELGVIIPAFNEERTLGQVLQRVLLQPCVQQVVIVDDSSTDGTFQVAQTYAGDPRVECVRHASNQGKGAAIRTGLSRLSAPVVIIQDADLEYDPMEYERIIGPIREGRADVVYGVRGFASHTAYSYWFVLGNRLVTTATNVLFNCYIQDMETGFKAMRADLMRRLKLSARRFEIEPEITGRVLRLGYRIHEVPITYYARSREEGKKLTWLDGVKAFGSLIRIRFTPRRWLFGKDDDYHVARLAELASAPRVPPVPAERLVRLTSAEAAREPNQITR from the coding sequence ATGGCAGCCGCGGACGCTGAATCCGCCGGGATCAAGCCCGAGCTCGGTGTGATCATCCCGGCGTTCAACGAAGAGCGCACACTCGGTCAGGTGCTCCAGCGAGTCCTGCTTCAGCCCTGCGTCCAGCAGGTCGTCATCGTGGATGACTCTTCGACTGATGGAACGTTCCAGGTTGCCCAGACTTACGCCGGCGACCCGCGGGTTGAATGCGTCCGACATGCTTCCAATCAAGGCAAGGGCGCCGCGATCCGGACTGGGTTGTCCAGGCTCTCGGCACCGGTCGTGATCATCCAGGACGCTGACCTCGAATACGATCCGATGGAGTACGAGAGGATCATCGGGCCGATTCGCGAAGGACGGGCCGACGTTGTTTACGGAGTGCGCGGCTTCGCCAGCCACACCGCCTACTCCTACTGGTTCGTCCTCGGCAACCGTCTGGTGACCACGGCCACGAACGTCTTGTTCAACTGCTACATCCAGGACATGGAAACCGGCTTCAAGGCAATGCGAGCGGACCTCATGCGCCGTCTCAAGCTCTCAGCGCGACGATTCGAAATCGAGCCTGAGATCACCGGTCGCGTGCTGCGCCTTGGGTACCGAATTCACGAAGTTCCGATCACCTACTACGCGCGGAGCCGAGAAGAAGGGAAGAAACTCACCTGGCTGGACGGCGTGAAGGCCTTCGGCTCATTGATACGGATCCGGTTCACGCCGCGTCGATGGCTCTTCGGAAAAGACGACGACTACCATGTCGCGCGTCTCGCCGAGCTGGCGTCGGCGCCCCGCGTTCCGCCCGTCCCCGCTGAACGACTCGTCCGCCTAACCTCCGCCGAAGCGGCTCGAGAGCCCAACCAGATCACTCGTTAG
- a CDS encoding DUF1972 domain-containing protein, producing the protein MRLTMLGTRGVPASYSGFETCVEQVGKRLVARGHRVLVYCRAGQPGAAGSTYLGMERVVLPAVRTKGLETLTHSALSTAHALIRDHPDAALIFGVGNAVFARAFRLAHIPVAINVDGADWARRKWGGLGRRYLRWSEGAAARMANAVIADSNAVATYYEREYGRQSTFIPYGAEVPSAVGTQTLQAFGLKPRGYFLAVGRFVPENGLHNLIAAYAKVAPSLPFVVVGDAPYSEDYKRELRKIAPPGVIFTGYQFGDAYHELSANAFAYLFGAEVGGTHPVLVEQLAHGNCVIARWTESNAEVAADAAIMFRDPKTELPGAIESVLRDPPLVDRMRERARNRAQAYSWDRITDEYEILLAGLTGSTVRGATSGAA; encoded by the coding sequence ATGCGGCTGACCATGCTGGGCACCCGTGGTGTGCCGGCCTCTTACAGCGGCTTCGAGACCTGCGTGGAACAGGTCGGCAAGCGGCTCGTGGCACGCGGTCACCGCGTGCTCGTCTACTGCCGCGCCGGACAACCTGGCGCCGCGGGCAGCACCTATCTCGGGATGGAGCGGGTCGTCCTGCCCGCGGTGCGGACCAAGGGTCTCGAGACGCTCACGCACTCGGCCCTGTCGACGGCGCACGCGCTGATCCGCGACCACCCCGATGCGGCTCTCATCTTCGGCGTCGGCAACGCCGTCTTCGCTCGGGCGTTCCGCCTGGCCCACATCCCGGTCGCGATCAACGTCGACGGTGCGGATTGGGCGCGGCGAAAGTGGGGCGGATTGGGACGCCGCTACCTCCGATGGTCGGAGGGTGCCGCTGCCAGGATGGCTAACGCGGTCATCGCCGATTCAAACGCCGTCGCCACCTACTACGAGCGCGAGTATGGGAGGCAGTCCACTTTTATCCCGTATGGCGCCGAGGTGCCGTCCGCCGTTGGCACGCAGACGCTTCAAGCCTTCGGGCTCAAGCCGCGCGGCTATTTCCTCGCCGTCGGGCGCTTCGTTCCGGAAAACGGCTTGCACAATCTGATCGCCGCCTATGCGAAGGTTGCGCCGTCGCTTCCCTTCGTCGTCGTCGGCGATGCCCCCTACAGCGAGGACTACAAGCGGGAGCTTCGGAAAATCGCCCCGCCCGGCGTGATTTTCACCGGGTATCAGTTCGGCGACGCCTACCACGAGCTGAGCGCGAACGCCTTTGCCTATCTCTTCGGCGCCGAAGTGGGCGGGACCCACCCGGTACTGGTGGAGCAGCTTGCGCACGGCAACTGCGTCATCGCGCGCTGGACGGAAAGCAATGCGGAGGTGGCTGCCGATGCGGCGATCATGTTCCGCGACCCCAAGACCGAGCTGCCGGGGGCGATCGAATCCGTGCTGCGCGATCCGCCGCTCGTCGACCGGATGCGCGAGCGGGCACGCAATCGCGCCCAGGCCTACTCCTGGGATCGCATCACCGACGAGTACGAGATACTCCTCGCGGGGCTGACGGGTTCGACGGTGCGCGGAGCCACCTCGGGCGCTGCCTGA
- a CDS encoding glycosyltransferase family 1 protein, with protein MRIAVDAHMVGERETGNETYILNLLRGLASLPSEDRYQVLTPRPDELRAMLTLPERFELVRIWPSQALLRIPIAMPRAVRRHRSDILHVTYVAPPAARCATVVTVHDLSFAVYPQAVPWRTRLILTPLVPPSVRRASRVIAISEHTRADLIRRYRLAPEKVAVIHLAPSSAFRPLPDARHQALPGGVSDPFILAVGSLEPRKNLLRLIDAFASLVSDVQFPGKLVLVARQQPAAHPLVRALRRHGLEDRVVFTGYLSEAALNLLYNRAALFVYPSLYEGFGLPPVEAMASGCPVVASSASALPETLGNAAVLVDPTSTSALAGAMRSVLERDDLRRELREKGLRRAASYSWEKVARQTHAVYAEALNASLSPVTS; from the coding sequence GTGAGGATCGCCGTCGACGCTCACATGGTGGGCGAACGGGAGACCGGGAATGAGACCTACATCCTCAACCTGCTGCGCGGGCTGGCCTCGCTCCCCTCGGAGGACCGGTACCAGGTCTTGACGCCGCGCCCCGACGAGCTGAGAGCCATGCTCACCTTGCCCGAACGGTTCGAGCTGGTCCGCATCTGGCCCAGCCAGGCGCTGTTGCGCATCCCCATTGCCATGCCCCGCGCCGTGCGCCGGCACCGCTCCGACATCCTGCACGTGACCTACGTGGCGCCGCCTGCCGCCCGATGCGCGACTGTCGTCACTGTGCACGACCTCTCCTTCGCCGTTTATCCGCAGGCTGTCCCCTGGCGCACCCGCCTCATCCTGACGCCCCTGGTCCCGCCCTCGGTGCGACGGGCTTCGAGGGTGATCGCGATTTCGGAGCACACCCGCGCGGACCTCATCCGACGATACCGGCTCGCCCCTGAGAAGGTCGCGGTCATCCACCTTGCCCCCTCCAGCGCGTTCCGACCGCTCCCCGACGCGCGCCACCAGGCCCTCCCCGGCGGTGTGAGCGATCCCTTCATCCTGGCTGTCGGCAGCCTCGAGCCGCGTAAGAATCTCCTACGCCTGATCGACGCCTTTGCCTCGCTCGTGAGCGATGTGCAATTCCCAGGAAAGCTGGTGCTGGTCGCCAGGCAGCAGCCCGCGGCCCACCCCCTCGTGCGCGCGCTCCGACGTCATGGGCTTGAAGATCGCGTGGTCTTCACCGGCTACCTCAGCGAGGCCGCGCTGAACCTCTTGTACAATCGAGCCGCACTCTTTGTCTATCCGTCCCTGTACGAAGGGTTTGGCCTTCCCCCGGTCGAGGCGATGGCCTCCGGATGCCCGGTGGTGGCAAGCTCGGCGTCGGCCCTGCCCGAAACGCTGGGGAACGCGGCAGTCCTCGTCGATCCCACCTCGACGAGCGCACTCGCAGGGGCGATGCGTTCCGTCCTCGAGCGCGACGACCTGCGCCGGGAGCTTCGAGAGAAAGGCCTACGCCGCGCGGCCAGCTATTCGTGGGAGAAGGTTGCCCGCCAGACCCATGCCGTTTACGCCGAGGCGCTCAACGCCAGTCTCTCGCCGGTCACGAGCTGA
- a CDS encoding type II toxin-antitoxin system PemK/MazF family toxin gives MMRRGEIRVVDFNPGRGTEAKKRRPAVIVSNDGANAVAARLGRGVITVLPITSNIRRIYPFQVLLPAAATGLRQDSKAQAEQVRSISVERLGEPIGLVPGAIMPQIDEALRLHLDL, from the coding sequence CTGATGCGTCGCGGTGAGATACGGGTTGTCGACTTTAATCCTGGTCGTGGCACTGAAGCGAAGAAGCGCCGCCCAGCTGTGATCGTTAGCAATGACGGAGCAAATGCCGTCGCGGCCCGCCTGGGGCGCGGCGTCATCACCGTACTTCCCATCACGTCGAACATCCGGCGGATTTATCCGTTTCAAGTGCTGCTTCCAGCGGCTGCTACCGGCTTGCGGCAGGACTCAAAGGCCCAGGCTGAGCAGGTAAGGTCCATATCGGTCGAACGTCTGGGCGAGCCGATCGGCCTGGTTCCCGGTGCGATCATGCCGCAGATCGATGAGGCCCTGCGACTGCACCTGGATCTCTAG
- the recO gene encoding DNA repair protein RecO: MPTYQADAIVLRRLDYGEADRILTLLTREHGKLAAIAKGSRRAKARSGSGLDLFTRSQMMLAKGRNLDVVAQSERRGDTRNISGDLQRTAYACLVAEVVDKVLEDRHPVDEIFDLVVVTLADLNVLERSPRADGAWFLMRMLDVLGYLPQLQDCPSCAAVLPEAPGWFSPLLGGVLCSSCGADDQAGSPVSVNGLKVLRLMAAGQRELYDRLRLSSELLHEVEQALEAQLEYHLDRHLKSIEFIRTIR; this comes from the coding sequence ATGCCGACCTACCAGGCCGACGCGATCGTGTTGCGCCGGTTGGATTACGGAGAAGCCGATCGCATCCTGACGTTACTGACGCGCGAGCACGGCAAGCTGGCGGCCATCGCCAAGGGATCGCGGCGCGCGAAGGCGCGAAGCGGCAGCGGCCTCGACCTTTTCACCCGGTCGCAGATGATGCTGGCGAAGGGCCGCAACCTGGACGTCGTGGCGCAGTCGGAGCGCCGTGGCGATACGAGGAACATCAGCGGTGACCTGCAACGGACGGCATATGCCTGCCTTGTCGCCGAGGTGGTCGACAAAGTCCTGGAGGATCGCCACCCGGTCGATGAGATCTTCGACCTCGTCGTCGTGACGCTTGCTGACCTGAATGTCCTCGAGCGCTCGCCGCGCGCCGATGGGGCGTGGTTCCTGATGCGTATGCTCGACGTGCTGGGTTACCTGCCGCAGCTGCAGGACTGCCCCAGCTGTGCCGCCGTGCTGCCCGAGGCGCCGGGCTGGTTCTCGCCCTTGCTCGGTGGCGTGCTCTGCAGCTCCTGCGGTGCGGACGACCAGGCCGGCTCGCCGGTCTCGGTGAACGGCCTGAAAGTCCTGCGCTTGATGGCGGCCGGCCAGCGAGAGCTCTATGACCGGCTCCGGCTGTCCAGCGAGCTCTTGCACGAGGTCGAGCAGGCGCTCGAGGCGCAGCTCGAATACCATCTCGACCGCCACTTGAAGAGCATCGAATTCATCCGGACCATCCGCTGA
- a CDS encoding glycine--tRNA ligase — protein sequence MEKLVSLAKRRGFFFQSSEIYGGIQGVQDFGPLGVALRNNIKRAWWRAMVELRDDVVGIDAGILMNPKVWVASGHVQNFTDPLVECKKCHQRFRADQVNGPRHETDGGEFTEARQFNLMFKTFMGPAEDSSTQIYLRPETAQGIFVNFANILNSTHMRPPFGIAQIGKAFRNEITPGNSIFRLREFEQMELEYFVPPADEMKWLEYWKEQRLNFYLALGIRRDRLRLRAHGKDELAHYARGAFDVEYQFPFGWSELEGIAARGDYDLTAHQQASGKDLTYFDDLIRERYVPHVVEPSAGVDRTMLTVMIDAYHEEQVRDEQRVVLRFHPSIAPVQVAILPLSRKEPLLATAQRVEHELRPHFRTEYDDTQSIGKRYRRQDEIGTPFAVTIDFDTINDQAATIRSRDEMTQVRVPLAGLRQALEERLR from the coding sequence ATGGAAAAGCTGGTGTCGCTGGCGAAGCGGCGGGGCTTCTTCTTTCAGTCGAGCGAGATCTACGGCGGCATCCAGGGCGTCCAGGATTTTGGACCGCTGGGGGTGGCCTTACGCAACAACATCAAGCGTGCCTGGTGGCGCGCCATGGTCGAGCTGCGTGACGACGTGGTCGGCATCGACGCCGGCATTCTGATGAACCCGAAGGTGTGGGTCGCATCCGGGCACGTCCAGAATTTCACCGACCCCCTCGTCGAGTGCAAGAAATGTCACCAGCGGTTCCGCGCCGACCAGGTGAACGGGCCGCGCCACGAGACGGACGGCGGTGAGTTCACCGAGGCCCGGCAGTTCAACCTGATGTTCAAGACGTTCATGGGTCCGGCCGAAGATTCGAGCACGCAGATCTACCTGCGGCCGGAGACGGCGCAGGGCATCTTCGTGAACTTCGCGAACATCCTGAATTCGACCCACATGCGGCCGCCATTCGGTATCGCGCAGATCGGCAAAGCCTTTCGCAACGAGATCACCCCGGGGAACTCGATCTTCCGGCTGCGCGAGTTCGAGCAGATGGAGCTCGAGTACTTCGTTCCACCGGCGGACGAGATGAAATGGCTCGAGTACTGGAAGGAGCAACGTCTCAACTTCTACCTGGCCCTCGGCATCCGCCGGGATCGCCTCCGTTTGCGCGCCCACGGCAAGGACGAGCTGGCGCACTACGCGCGCGGAGCGTTCGACGTCGAGTACCAGTTCCCCTTCGGCTGGTCGGAGTTGGAAGGGATCGCAGCCCGTGGCGACTATGACCTGACCGCTCATCAGCAAGCATCGGGCAAGGACCTGACCTACTTCGACGACCTCATCCGCGAGCGTTATGTGCCCCACGTCGTCGAGCCATCCGCCGGTGTCGACCGGACGATGCTCACCGTGATGATCGACGCCTATCACGAAGAACAAGTGCGGGATGAGCAGCGTGTCGTGCTGCGCTTCCATCCGTCGATCGCGCCGGTGCAGGTCGCCATCCTGCCGCTCTCCAGGAAAGAGCCCCTGCTGGCGACGGCGCAACGGGTCGAGCACGAGCTGCGGCCGCACTTTCGCACCGAGTACGACGACACGCAGTCGATCGGCAAGCGCTACCGCCGTCAGGACGAAATCGGGACGCCCTTCGCGGTGACCATCGACTTCGATACGATCAACGACCAGGCTGCGACCATCCGCTCGCGCGACGAGATGACACAGGTGCGGGTGCCGCTCGCCGGCCTCCGCCAGGCCCTCGAGGAGCGGCTCCGCTGA
- a CDS encoding glucose-1-phosphate thymidylyltransferase, translating to MKALILSGGRGTRLRPITHTSAKQLVPIANKPILFYALECVVAAGITDVGMIVGDTEAEIRAAVGDGGRWGARVTYIRQTAPLGLAHAVKEAQSFLKDDPFVMFLGDNLVPDGIAAFVDRFHSSRPEALILLARVQAPERFGVAELRDGQVVSLEEKPKKPKSDLALVGVYLFTSRIFEAVHAIKPSARGELEITDAIQWLMDNKARVEPHVIAGWWKDTGRLEDMLEANRIVLDGLEARNDGEVSGDSKVIGKVVIEAGAQIVNSVVRGPAIIGERTRIENSYIGPFTSIYYGVEIKNSEIEHSIVLENSKIFDAPVRIEGSLIGKEVLIHRTPALPKALRLMLGDHSEVDLA from the coding sequence CTGAAGGCTCTCATCCTCAGCGGGGGAAGGGGGACTCGCCTGCGGCCCATCACACACACGAGCGCCAAGCAGCTGGTGCCGATCGCGAACAAGCCCATCCTCTTTTATGCGCTGGAGTGCGTCGTGGCCGCAGGGATCACCGACGTCGGCATGATCGTGGGCGACACGGAAGCCGAGATCAGGGCGGCCGTCGGCGACGGGGGCCGCTGGGGCGCGCGCGTCACCTATATCCGGCAGACGGCCCCACTTGGGCTCGCCCACGCGGTGAAGGAGGCGCAGTCCTTCTTGAAAGATGATCCGTTCGTCATGTTCCTCGGCGACAACCTGGTGCCCGACGGCATCGCGGCCTTCGTCGACCGGTTCCACTCCAGCCGGCCCGAGGCGCTCATCCTGCTGGCCCGCGTCCAGGCGCCGGAGCGCTTCGGCGTGGCCGAGCTGCGGGACGGCCAGGTGGTGAGCCTCGAGGAGAAGCCCAAAAAGCCCAAGTCGGACCTCGCCCTCGTCGGCGTCTACCTGTTCACCTCCCGGATCTTCGAGGCGGTGCACGCGATCAAGCCGTCCGCGCGCGGCGAGCTCGAGATCACGGACGCCATTCAGTGGTTGATGGACAACAAGGCGCGGGTCGAGCCCCACGTCATCGCGGGCTGGTGGAAGGATACCGGCCGGTTGGAAGACATGCTCGAAGCCAACCGCATCGTGCTCGACGGCCTCGAAGCGCGCAACGACGGGGAGGTCTCCGGCGACTCGAAAGTGATCGGGAAGGTCGTGATCGAGGCGGGAGCGCAGATCGTCAACAGCGTCGTCCGAGGACCGGCCATCATCGGGGAGCGGACCCGGATCGAGAACTCCTACATCGGCCCCTTCACTTCCATCTATTACGGCGTCGAGATCAAAAACAGCGAGATCGAGCATTCGATCGTGCTCGAGAACAGCAAGATCTTCGATGCCCCGGTCCGCATCGAGGGCAGCCTGATCGGCAAGGAGGTCTTGATCCACCGGACGCCGGCCCTGCCGAAGGCCCTGCGCCTGATGCTGGGCGACCACTCGGAGGTGGACCTGGCCTGA
- a CDS encoding fibronectin type III domain-containing protein: MRAAGHVELPPLCGWREPKRAVGRRLTVLAFGAPCVDAMGVYGTQLFNTSSCTTDDKLVPLAQAWLRGYQSTHGSSTPQAILVLGTSNSLTAAPDVLNGALTDAQMQASAQAWFTNVVQPVAAGLSGPAPVTVWAGSDIEQSSSGSWYGPGPSRIWVDAFGAAAAGSLSSNRRCSGNDPFRLADYGDNVLTGGWTNDDIYHVAWGAPVACAVPQIYFPFMAQNWAGLNQWAQANARPPIIFTGPMSRGGAGGTLSASDSWSQLAAATGQSSPYLTVIGALNAIPPDAPAAPVAIASDSSATVYWSAPASDGGSPVTGYTLTASAGSVSGPSKTVSGLPPVTSATIGGLTNATAYTFSVTATNAAGSGAASPGSNTIIPGRGTYHPLTPARIFDTRQGSGALAGGSTITVPVDGAGGVPADGVYAAVINVTVTNTTAPSYLTIYPAGIPQPLASSLNWTAGQTVPNLVEVAVGPGGQVNVFNAAGSTDVIFDVEGYVATPAATPGPSGLFNAVAPTRILDTRSTGAVGANSSITLRVAGNNGVVPTSGAAAVVLNVTVTRPSAASYLTVYPTGSRPTASNLNFTAGQTVPNRVIVPLDANGSISFYNAYGTVDVIADIGGWFTDATNPSATGTRFAPVPPTRILDTRSTQMLGPNQSMAVSIAGNGPIPNSGVVAVVVNATVTGSSAASYLTAWPDGDQRPLASDLNFTGGATIPNMVVVKVGSDGKIDLYNAAGAVDVVIDVMGWYG; the protein is encoded by the coding sequence GTGCGGGCCGCAGGCCACGTCGAGCTGCCCCCTCTATGCGGATGGCGCGAACCAAAGCGCGCCGTCGGGCGGCGCCTTACGGTACTCGCCTTCGGTGCGCCGTGCGTCGACGCGATGGGCGTCTACGGAACCCAGCTCTTCAACACCTCGAGCTGCACCACTGACGACAAGCTCGTCCCCCTTGCCCAGGCCTGGCTTCGCGGCTACCAGAGCACGCACGGGAGCAGCACGCCCCAGGCCATTCTCGTTCTGGGAACGAGCAACAGCCTGACGGCCGCGCCTGATGTCCTGAACGGCGCGCTCACTGATGCCCAAATGCAGGCCTCGGCCCAGGCCTGGTTCACCAACGTCGTGCAACCCGTTGCTGCCGGACTTTCCGGGCCGGCGCCGGTCACGGTTTGGGCCGGTAGCGACATCGAGCAGAGCAGCTCGGGCAGCTGGTATGGACCCGGTCCATCGAGGATATGGGTCGATGCCTTCGGCGCCGCCGCGGCCGGTTCGCTATCGTCCAATCGGCGCTGTTCGGGGAACGATCCATTCCGCCTCGCCGACTACGGCGACAACGTGCTCACCGGGGGCTGGACCAACGACGATATCTACCACGTGGCCTGGGGTGCGCCGGTCGCGTGCGCCGTGCCGCAGATCTATTTTCCGTTCATGGCGCAGAACTGGGCCGGGCTCAACCAGTGGGCGCAGGCAAACGCCAGGCCGCCGATCATCTTCACCGGCCCGATGTCACGCGGTGGGGCCGGGGGGACGCTGAGCGCTTCCGACAGCTGGAGCCAGCTAGCCGCGGCGACTGGACAGTCATCGCCATACCTCACCGTGATCGGCGCGCTGAACGCCATACCGCCTGATGCGCCGGCCGCGCCAGTCGCGATCGCATCGGACAGTTCGGCCACGGTGTACTGGTCGGCGCCGGCGTCAGACGGCGGCAGCCCGGTGACGGGCTACACGCTCACCGCATCGGCCGGGAGTGTCAGCGGTCCCTCGAAAACCGTCAGCGGCTTGCCACCGGTGACCAGTGCAACCATCGGCGGCCTGACGAATGCCACCGCGTACACCTTCTCGGTGACGGCGACAAATGCCGCGGGCAGCGGGGCGGCATCGCCTGGCTCGAACACCATCATTCCGGGGCGGGGTACCTATCATCCGTTGACGCCGGCGCGCATCTTCGATACGCGCCAGGGATCCGGAGCGCTCGCAGGCGGAAGCACCATCACGGTGCCGGTCGACGGCGCCGGCGGCGTCCCTGCGGATGGTGTCTACGCCGCAGTGATCAACGTCACCGTGACCAACACGACAGCGCCCAGCTACCTGACGATCTATCCGGCAGGGATCCCCCAGCCGCTCGCCTCCAGCCTCAACTGGACGGCGGGGCAGACGGTACCGAACCTGGTCGAGGTCGCGGTCGGTCCGGGAGGCCAGGTGAATGTCTTCAATGCGGCTGGATCGACTGATGTGATCTTCGACGTTGAAGGGTACGTGGCGACGCCGGCCGCGACACCCGGTCCGAGCGGCCTATTCAACGCGGTCGCGCCAACCCGCATCCTCGACACGCGCTCGACCGGGGCGGTCGGAGCAAACTCGAGCATTACCTTGCGCGTGGCCGGCAACAACGGTGTGGTCCCGACGAGTGGGGCCGCCGCCGTGGTGCTCAACGTGACGGTGACGAGACCTTCGGCAGCCAGCTACCTGACGGTGTACCCAACCGGTAGCAGGCCGACCGCATCGAATCTAAACTTCACGGCCGGCCAGACGGTGCCGAACCGCGTCATCGTGCCACTCGATGCCAATGGATCGATCAGCTTCTACAACGCCTACGGCACCGTCGATGTCATCGCCGACATCGGCGGATGGTTCACCGATGCGACCAATCCGAGCGCGACCGGGACCCGCTTCGCGCCCGTCCCACCCACGCGCATCCTCGACACCAGGAGTACGCAGATGCTCGGGCCCAACCAGTCGATGGCGGTCTCCATCGCCGGCAACGGACCGATCCCGAATTCCGGCGTGGTGGCCGTGGTCGTGAATGCCACGGTCACTGGTTCGAGCGCCGCCAGCTATCTCACCGCTTGGCCGGATGGCGATCAGCGCCCCTTGGCGTCCGACCTCAACTTCACAGGCGGCGCAACGATTCCCAATATGGTCGTGGTCAAAGTGGGCTCGGACGGCAAGATCGATCTCTACAATGCCGCCGGCGCGGTCGACGTCGTGATCGACGTGATGGGCTGGTACGGCTAG